Within the Maribacter sp. BPC-D8 genome, the region CAATGTAGGTACCTTTGGTAGTGTATTTGGAACCCCAATAATCAATCAGCCACAAGTAGGTATTTTGGCACTTGGTGCAATTAGAAAGATTCCTTCGGTAATTGAAACATCAGAAGGTGATGTGATCGCTATTCGTAGTAAAATGTACTTATCTCACAGTTATGACCATAGGGTTGTAAATGGTGCGTTAGGTAGTATGTTTGCGAAAGCCGTTGCAGACTATCTAGAAGGTTGGGACGTTAACAGAGAAGTTTAGATTTTTAAAATTCAAATATTTAAAAGTCCAATAATACGCTCTGTATTGTTGGACTTTTTTTATGCATTATATTGTTTTCTAGAAGTTTAGAAGGTGTGTTAATGCTGAATTGGTATGCTAGTTGTGTTAAGGTTTATGAAGGTCTTTTAGTTTTTGTATTTCACGGTAAAAAATTATCAAGGGTAATTTTATGTGTCTAAAAAACGAAAGGGTATCTTTGTAAAAAGTTGAACACTTATGGAATTAAAGCTTACCAGACCTATTTGTTTCTTTGATTTAGAGACAACTGGGATCAATGTAGCAAAAGATCGTATTGTAGAAATAGCGATATTAAAAGTTTACCCTAACGGTAATAAAGAGAGTAAAACATGGTTGGTTAATCCTGAAATGGTGATACCAGAAGAGGTAATTGCCGTTCATGGTATTACTAATGAAAAGGTTGCCAATGAACCGACTTTCAAAGAACTTTCAAAAGAAATTTATAAGATTATAAAGGATAGTGATTTGGGCGGATTCAATTCTGACCGATTTGATATTCCCTTGTTAGCAGAAGAATTATTACGCTCAGATATAGATTTTGATATGAAAAATACGGTATCTGTAGATGTACAGACCATTTTTCATAAGATGGAAAAACGTACGTTAGAAGCTGCATATAAATTCTATTGCGATAAAGATCTTTTAGATGCACATAGTGCGGCGGCAGATACCAATGCAACTTACGAAGTTTTGCTGTCTCAATTAGATAGGTATCCTGATCTTGAAAATAATATCAAAAAACTATCTGAATTCTCTAGAAGAAAGCAATCTGTAGATTTTGCTGGCTTTATAGCTATGGATGAGGAAGGGGAAGAAGTTTTCTCTTTTGGTAAGCATAAGGGCAAAAAAGTACATGCTGTTTTAGAAAAAGAACCAGGGTATTTTGGTTGGATGCTAAACGCTGATTTTCCATTGTACACTAAAAAGATTCTTACTCAAATAAAACTGAGCAAACTCAATAATAAATTAGGTTAAAAATGCGCATTTTTTTAGTAGTATTTCTTTTGCTAATGGGTGTAGGTCATGCCCAAGAAGTTCTAGTCGAAGGTCATGTATATGATGATAAAACAAAAACTGCAGTACCATATGCCAACATAAGTTTTCTAAAAACTTTAAAAGGTACGTCAAGTGATGAAGAAGGATATTTCTATATAGATGTACCTGAATCATATTTAGAGCGCGATGTGCATATTTCAGCATTAGGCTTTAAAGACACTATAATGTCTGCCAGGGTTATTTCTGAAAAGAAGAAAATATACATGAAAGAAGAAACCTTCGAGCTTGAAGAAGTCGTGGTTTTTCAAAGTTTAGGAGATTCTCAGGTGCTTAATCCTGTGAGTTCGTATAGTATTAAAAGCGGATTTTCTTCTGCTGAGACCCCTTGGGTACTGGCATTGTATTTTCCTAATATAGGGGCTGCTAAAAAATATATAGAGAAAATAACTATTCATGTGCAGCAGAATAGCAAGTTCAAAAGAGCTTCGTCAAAATTCAGACTTCGAATATATGATGTAGATAAGAAAACCAAAAAACCTAATCATGATTTAATGCGTAAGAGTATCGTTTTAGAGAGTTCTAAAAACGAAGATTACGTATCTATAGATCTTTCTAGTATGGGCATTAGAATGCCAGATGAGGGTGTTTATATAGGGTTAGAGTGGATTTTCTTACCTTATAATTGGTATACAAACACTTTTAAGCATGCCATTACAAATAAGAACGTTGTAGAAGACCGGTTCGCACCTACCTTCGCCGCTGTATATCAAAAGAATCAAAATTTTAAGACGATGGTTTATGGTATGGGCGAATGGACAGATTTTGCTATAAAGGCGCCAGGTAATAATGAAAATTTAATACCAGCAATCAGTCTTAAGTTATCAAAGAAAAAATAAGGTAATATGAAGATTATATGTATCGGCAGAAATTATACTGCACATATCGATGAGCTTAAGAACGAAAGACCAGAAGAGCCTGTAGTTTTTATAAAGCCAGATTCGTCAGTATTGCCAAAACAGCAAGATTTTTATATTCCAGAGTTTTCAAATGATGTGCATTATGAAGTGGAGGTTTTGGTAAAAATCAAAAAAGTTGGTAAGCATATTAGTAAAGAATTTGCACCTACCTATTATGATGAAATAGGTTTAGGTATAGATTTTACGGCAAGAGATTTACAGTCAAAATTAAAAGAAAAGGGGCTTCCTTGGGAAAAAGCTAAAGGATTTGATGGTGCTGCCGTGATAGGAGAGTGGCTTCCAAAAACTGATTTTAAAGACATTAATAACCTTAATTTTAAGTTGTTAAAGAACGACGAGATCGTTCAAGAAGGCAATACTAGTTTTATGCTTTGGAAGATAGATGAAATAATTGCTTATGTTTCAACGTTCTTTATGTTGAAAAAAGGAGACATTATTTTTACTGGAACACCTGCCGGTGTTGGGAAAATAAGTCCAAATGACTATCTTACGGGTAGTTTGGAAGACAAAGAGCTTTTTACCTTAAAAATTAAGTGATGATTTATAACCTGGATAAGATTAACGAGATGGCAGAGGGGGATCAGGATTTTATAAATTCTGTGATAGCTGTTTTTTTGGAAGAAGTACCTGAAGATTTAGAAGCTTTAGAAAAGGCCCTTCAAGAAAAAAACCATGATCAAGTATATAAACTTGCGCATAAAATAAAGCCAAACGTAGATTTGCTCGGAATGGAACAAACTCGTGCCATAGCCTTAGAATTAGAAACTCTGGGTAAGCAAGAAGCTAATATGGCAGAAATTGAAAAGAGATTTCCGATACTCAAGACCGATATTAATCAGGTTGTGGCAGAATTAAAAATTGATTTCCAGTTATAATGCTTGCTGAAATTATTACTATTGGCGATGAAATTCTCATCGGTCAAATCATTGATACCAACTCCGCATTTATAGGTAAAGAACTGAATAAAATAGGTATTTCAGTTTATCAGATTACCTCTATACAAGATGAACGAACACATTTACTGAAAGCATTTAAAGATGCTTCTGAACGCGTAGATGTAGTGATTCTTACTGGCGGTCTAGGTCCTACCAAAGATGATATTACCAAACATACCTTATGTGAGTTCTTTAATGATGAGCTTGTAGAGAATGCCGAAGTATTGGCACATGTAGAAGAATTGTTTGCGAAATATATAAGCAATACTCCGATATCAGATATTAATAGAATGCAAGCTTTGGTACCGAGTAGGGCGGAAGTCTTGCATAATGCCAATGGTACTGCCCCTGGTATGTTAATTAGGGAGAATGAAGTAACATTCATCTCAATGCCTGGCGTGCCTTTTGAAATGAAGCACCTAATGACAGAATCTGTGATTCCTGCATTGGCGGCTTATTATAAAAGGCCTCATATTATACATAGAACAATAGTTACCTATGGTGTGGGAGAAAGTGCACTTGCCGAGCGTATTGAAGCTTGGGAAGATAATCTGCCTTCTAACATTAAATTGGCCTATTTACCTAATTTGGGTAAGGTGAGGTTGCGATTGTCTGGTAAAGCGGCTGATTATGATGAATTGGCAGCTGCAATGGATGCGGAATGTGATAAATTATATCCGTTGATCAACGATGTAGTATTTGGCTTCGAAGATGATGAAACCTTAGAAGAGATTGTAGCTAAATTGTTGACAGGTAAAAAGTTGACATTGTCGACGGCAGAGAGTTTTACGGGAGGTAAAATAGCAGAGAAAATTACGTCAATTCCTGGCGCATCTAATTATTTTAAAGGAGCTGTGGTCAGTTATGCTACCGAGGCTAAAATAAATGTACTAAAGGTGCCTAAAGAATTGGTTGATAAATATTCTGTGGTTAGCGCAGAAGTTGCAACTGCAATGGCAAAAGGAGCAAAAGAATTGATGAAAACCGATTTTGCAATAGCCACAACAGGTAATGCAGGACCAACAAAAGGAGATTCAAATGCAGAGGTTGGAACGGTATTTATCGCGATCGATGGACCGAAGTCGAAATTTGTACAAGAATTTAAAATGGGAAGCACTCGCGAGAGGGTTGTGGAAAAGTCTGTAAATAAGGCTTTTGAGCTTCTTCAAAAAGAAATTTTAAAAATGTGATCTTTATTGTTGTTGGAACGATAAAAAAGATATAAATTTGCACCCTGTTTAAAAGAAAAAGTCAGCACGATGTCAAAAGTATGTGAAATTACGGGGAAGAAGGCGATGTTTGGAAACAATGTTTCGTTTTCAATTAATAAAACGAGAAGAAGATTTGATGTAAATCTATCTAAAAAGCGTTTCTACATTCCTGAAGAAGACCGTTGGATTACTATTAAAGTTTCTACAAGAGCTTTAAAGAGTATCAATAAAAAAGGAATATCTGCTGTTTTGAAAGAAGCAAAAGCAAAAGGATTCGTTATTAAGTAATCTGGAAAATAGAGCATTAAGATGGCAAAGAAAGGCAATAGAATACAAGTTATATTAGAATGCACAGAGCATAAAGAATCTGGTCAACCAGGTACTTCAAGATATATCACGACAAAAAATAAGAAGAACACTCCTGAGAGATTGGAAATTAAAAAATTCAATCCTATTCTTAAGAGAATGACCCTTCATAAAGAAATTAAATAGATTCTTTTTTTTAAGAGAATCACTAAAAACATAAGACATGGCTAAGAAGACCGTAGCAAGTTTACAGACAAGTTCTAAAAGATTGACAAAAGCTATAAAAATGGTTAAGTCACCAAAATCAGGTGCTTACGTTTTTGTAGAGCAAGTAATGGCACCAGAAATGGTTGATGCTTGGATTGCCAAGAAATAAGAAATATAACTTTTAGTAGTTATTGAGCCCCTTTCATACGAAAGGGGCTTTTTATTTTTTTATATTTGACTAACCATAGGATGAACAATGAGCTTATTTAAAAAAATATTTTCTTCTCAGAAAAAAGAAACCTTAGATAAAGGTTTAGAAAAAACTAAAACCAGCTTCTTTTCGAAGTTAGGTAAAGCGGTTGCTGGTAAGTCTAAGGTAGACGATGACGTTTTAGATAATCTTGAAGAAGTATTGGTTTCTTCAGATGTTGGCGTAGATACTACCTTAAAGATTATACAAAGAATAGAGGCAAGAGTTGCTCGCGATAAGTATGTGGGTACCGATGAGCTTAATACGATTTTAAGAGCTGAAATTGCAGGTTTACTTTCAGAGACCAACGATAGCGAAACTGGCGATATTCAAATACCAAAAGATAAAAAGCCATATGTAATTATGGTCGTTGGCGTAAATGGTGTTGGTAAGACAACAACTATTGGTAAGTTGGCTTATCGTTTTAAAAATCAAGGTTTAAAAGTAGTTCTTGGTGCAGCCGATACTTTTAGGGCTGCGGCGATAGATCAATTACAGGTATGGGCTGATCGTGTAGATGTGCCTATAGTAAAGCAGCAAATGGGTAGTGATCCTGCTTCTGTTGCTTTTGATACCTTGAGTTCTGCCGTTACCCAAGATGCCGACGTTGTAATCATTGACACAGCAGGTAGATTGCACAACAAGGTGAACTTAATGAATGAGTTGACTAAGGTAAAACGTGTAATGCAAAAAGTAGTTGCCGATACTCCGCATGAAGTATTGTTGGTGCTAGATGGTTCTACTGGGCAAAATGCATTTGAGCAAGCAAAACAATTTACGAAAGCTACAGAAGTTACAGCTTTGGCAATCACCAAATTAGATGGTACTGCAAAAGGTGGAGTGGTTATAGGTATATCTGATCAATTTAAAATACCTGTAAAGTATATTGGTATAGGTGAGGGTATTGAAGATTTACAAGCATTTAATAAGCATGAGTTCGTAGATTCATTCTTTAAAATTTAAAATTGAGATACACCTGGTTCATACTTCCTCTTTTATTATGTAATCTGAGTTGGGGGCAAATGAACCACCCAAAAGCTAGTCCGTTTTCTAAGATAGAGCAAGAAGTCGGACTCTCAAAAATTACCATAGAATATTCAAGACCATCTGCTAAAGGTCGAGTTTTGTTTGGCAATCAATCAAGTGGGGAATCTAGTTTAGTACCTTATGGTCGTATTTGGCGGGTAGGGGCTAATGAATCTACCAAAATTACTTTTAGCACAGATGTTGTTATTGATGGTCAAAAGCTCGTTAAAGGCACTTATGCTTTGTATGCTTTTCCTGAAGCAAAAGAGTGGCAAATAGTTTTTCATAAAAATATTACGCATTGGGGTGATGGTCGACAAGCGTATAATGCAGAAGAAGATGCATTACGTATTTATGTTAAACCAATTCAAAAACAAGATTTTCAAGAGACTTTTCTAATTTCGTTTGATCATATTGATCACAACGGAGCTATTATGAATTGGAATTGGGGAACTACAGAAGTTTCAATCCCCATTCAATTTGATACGAAATCTATTTTTCAAGAGCAGATTAATACTCAATTATTAAATACTCCAACTGCACAAACCTATTACGAAATAGCACGTTATTATCAAGAGCAAAGATTAAAACCTATAGAAGCCCTCGGTTATGTCGATAGGGCCATTAGCATGGGTGGAGATACCTATTACTTTCATAGAGTACGTTCTTTGATTTTGGCAGATTTAGAAAAATATGAAGCTGCAATAAAAGCATCTAACATTTCTATTATTTTAGCAGAGAAGGAAGGTAAGGATGAATTTATTCGCTTGAATAAAAATGATATCCGCAGGTGGAAAACTCTTCAATCAACAAATAAATAAAAGTATGAAAAAGCATTTTTTATTATTAATTATCATTTTGTTGAGTGCTTGTAAAAACGAGCAAGAAGCTAAGAAAGAGGAAGTAATTCTTTGGACACCGTATAACGATTCAATTGAAGTAGCTGCAAATGGCGATCATGAAATTGGTCGCATGCAGTACAAGTTGATACAATCTAAGGTTTTAGATAAAAATGAAGTGTTTCGACCCCTATACGAAGAAGTTTCTAAGCTGACCGAAGGGGAGTATCAGAAGTTGCTTCCTATGATTTTGGAGCAAGATATTTTTGTTATTCGAAATCATATCAAAGAAGGTAGGCTGACGTATGAAAATTTGGTATTGTTTTATTTATATCGCATTTATAAGTATGAGTTGAATAATGAGACAACTTTAAATACCATAATAGCCCTTAATAAAGACGTGGTTGCGCAAGCACGAGAATTAGATAGGGAAAATGAAAAGGGAATAGCGGCTCAAACACAACATCCAATTTATGGTATGCCTATTTTGTTGAAAGACAATATTAATGCCTTGGGTATGAAAACTACTGCAGGTTCAATTGCGCTGATGGATAATGAAGTTGACGATTCGTTTATCGTTCAGCAATTGAAAAAGAACGGAGCCTTAATTTTAGGTAAGGTCAATTTAAGTGAATGGGCATATTTTTTATGTTCAGGTTGCCCGGTAGGGTATAGTGCTTACGGTGGTCAAACTCTAAACCCGTATGGGCGAAAAGTCTTTGAAACAGGCGGCTCCAGTTCTGGTAGTGGTACGGCGGTTGCGGCAAATTATGCTGTTGCTGCAGTAGGTACAGAAACTTCTGGTTCTATTTTATCACCTAGTAGTCAGAATTCTGTGGTAGGTTTAAAACCGACGATAGGTTTATTAAGTAGGTCGGGCATCGTACCCATTTCAAGTACCTTAGATACTCCGGGTCCCATGACTAAAAATGTGAGGGATAATGCTAATTTGCTGTCTGCTATGTTTGGTTATGATGAGTCAGATCCTGCATCTGTAGAAGATAATTTTATGGGAGTTTTATCTGTAGGCTTACATCCAATACCTTTTTCAGAAATGAGATTGGGTGCTATTAAAGAGCTGATGGAGAGCGATAGTATTTACAAACAGACCATTGAAGATTTAAAAGAAGCTGGTGCTACAATAATTGAGTTTACACCACCAGAGGTAGCTATGAACGGTTTTTTGAGTATCCTCAATATTGATATGCGAAATGACTTAAAGTCTTATTTAAAAGAAAAAACCAATCCTGAGTTGGTGAAAATTACTTCAATTGCAGATGCGGTGATATTTAATAATGCAGATTCATTGGTTAGAATTCCCTACGGGCAAGCATTATTTGAAGGTATATTATCAGATACTACCACAACTACCGAGCTAGAAGAAATAAAATCTAATCTTGAAAAAAATGGACGAACTTTCTTCGATACAGCGATGGATAAGTACAAACTAGACGCTGTTTTATCTATTAATAATTACCATGCTGGTTATGCTGCGGTTGCCAAATACCCTGCTCTGACAATACCTATGGGGTATAAAGTATCTGGTGAGCCGATAAGTTTAACCTTTATAGGAAAACAGTTTTCAGAAGCACATTTATTGAATATGGGAAAATCATATGAAGACAATTTTCATAATCGAGTGATGCCTAAAGACTATCAAAACTAAATTTGATTACTTGAAATGAAAAGACGGAGCTTTTTCAAAAAGACTTTTCGGTGGGTAGCTGGGCTAGGTTTGGTAACAGGATTGTACAGTTGGCAAATAGAACCTTTTTGGATGCAGTTTGTTCATATAAAAATGCCTTTGAAGAACTTACCAGATTCACTTGTCGGTAAAACAGTAATGCAAATAAGTGATGTGCATATTGGTAATTCTTTTGATTATCAATATATCATAGATTCATTTAAAGAAGCCCAAGAATTGAATCCTGATTTTGTAGTGTATACCGGAGACTATGTTACCTATGAAGACCATGAGCAAATAAGCCAATTGCAAGAGGTGTTCAAATTTGTGGTTAAAGGCTCGTTGGGTACTATCGGTATATTGGGTAATCACGACTACGGAATCGATTTTGTAGAGGATGATGTCGCACAAAAAATCACGAAGAGTCTAGAAGATGTAGGGGTGACCATGTTACGAAATGATACCTTAGAAATTAACGGACTCAATTTTCTTGGGATGGATGATTTTTGGGGTAGTAATTTTTATCCTGAAAAAGCTACTGCAAAATATAATCCTGAGAAAGCAAATATTACCCTATGTCACAATCCGGATGTATGTGATCTGCCTGTCTGGAATAATTTTAAAGGTTGGATACTCTCTGGTCATACCCATGGCGGACAAGTAAAACCACCTTTTCTGCCTGCATTAATATTACCGGTAAAAAATAAAAATTATGATGCCGGTATAAAAGATTTAAAAGATGGTAGAACCCTATATATAAATAGTGCCTTAGGTTGTTTGCGTCAAGTGCGTTTTAACGTAAGACCAGAAATTACCATATTTGAATTGGCTAAGGAAGTTTAGTAAATTACTTAGTTAATCAATAGACTGAATTACTTCATCTGTAGACAATCTAGATTTGCCTATTAAATTCGGTTGCGTATTATCATGTTCATCACGGTAGCCTATTGCCACTGAAAATAAAACCTTGTAATCTTTAATATTAAGTATGTTCTTATATTTTGCAACGTCGATACCTTCCATAGGAGTGGAGTCTATTTCCATAGATGCACATGCGGCTAAAAAGAATCCTAACGTAATATAAACTTGGTGAGATAACCAGTTAACCGTTTTCTCTTTTGATTGCGTTTTTATATATTGTTTGTAAAACTTAATAGAGTTTTCAAGTAAATTTTCTTCAACACGTTTTTCAAACTCTTCAAGATTATCCATTACACTGAATACTACAAGATGACTAGCATCTTTAATCTTAGAGGCATTGGAATATGAAGCATTAGCTAAGTCACTTTTTACCTGTTCATTGGAAACTAATGTAAACAACCAAGGTTGGCTATTTATAGAAGAGGGACTTAATTTTAAAATATGCTTTAAATCTTCAATATCTGCATTAGAGATTTTTCGGTCTACATCGTATTTTTGAGTTGTGTACCTATTTTCTGCAAAATGTTTAAAATCCATATTTACTTTATTTAGCTATTCTTATTTTTCTAGTTTATATAACTTAAAATAGTATTTTTTATTTTTAATAATATCAGTTAATTTTCGATTATAGCATTGATCAGCTCCCATATTTCATTGTCGAAATTAGAAGGACCTAAAAGTTCTTCGTTGCTAGTACCACCTAATCGTACAACGACCAAATCTAAGCTTGGTACCATATAAAGTTTTTGGTCATTTAATCCTAAGCCTGCATACATATCTGCAGGTGCATTGGGTATTAGGCTACCAGTAAACTCTTCGACAGTACTTGGTAGTCTAAAACTACTTTTACCATTTAACCAATACAGATATCCGTAAGAAAGATTTAAATCTTGAGAGCTATTTGTCATTGCATTAAAATAACTCTGATCAGAAAGAATTGAGGTTCCGTCCCAATTACCTTGATTTAAGTTTAAAATTCCGAAACGTGCCATACTTCTCGCCGAACTATAGAATACATTGTTATAGCCTACTTTAATGAATAAGCCTTGCATGCCAATTGGTTCTTTAATTTTTTTAGAAAAATAAGAGTTAAAATCAGTGTCGGTCGCGTTGGCGATGACATCATCTAATAACGTATAAGGTGCATTATGATAATACCAAAAAGTGCTAGGGTCATTTAAATATGATAGGCATTCTAAATCAGTGCAAAAAATATCATCGACTGTATAATCTAGACCGGTAGTCATAGTCAATTGATTTTTTATGGTGATATTCAATTCTTGTTCTAGAGGCATGTTCGACCAGCCTTCACCTAAATATGTAGATGTAGCATCTGTAATATCAAAGTATTCTTCTTCTTGAGCGATACCAGTAAGCATTGCCGTTAAATTTTTTCCGGCAGAATTCCATGCATGATTATCATCAGACTTAAAATCACCAAAGTATTTTTCGATTACTATTCGACCATCCTTCAGAATAATAAAAGCGTCGGTGTTATTATTTTCTAAAAAGAAATATAAGTTGCTTACTTGATCTTCGTTCCAACCTAATGTTTCCATAGATATGGTTTCCCACTCGTTGGCTCTCGAAATTGGAGGGAAATAAGTTTCTGTCGGTAATGGTGCCATCTCGGGTGGTATGCCACTTTTGCCAGTTTCTGAAGTAGGTTCAGAATCACTTGAGCACGAAGCTAAAATAATTGATAGGGCAAGTAGCCTGAAATATTGGGAGAATTTCATGGTTAATTTAAGATTTGGGTATTGATAAACTGTAATCAAATAAAGATTACAAGTAAATTTGTCCATATCTAACGTTTTTAAATACCCAAATCGTATTTTTGCACCCCAATTTAAATTATGAGGACAAAAACCCTTAAGAAGAACAAAATCAACGTAGTAACACTAGGTTGTTCAAAGAATGTTTATGATTCTGAAGTACTCATGGGCCAGTTAAAGGCTAACAACAAAGAAGTTGTGCATGAAGAAGAAGGAAACATAGTTGTAATTAACACCTGTGGCTTTATTGCAAATGCAAAAGAAGAAAGTGTTAATACCATTTTAGAATATGTTCAAAAGAAAGAAGATGGTGTCGTAGATAAAGTTTTTGTTACTGGTTGCTTAAGTGAGCGATACAAGCCAGATTTGCAGAAAGAGATCCCGAATGTAGACGAATACTTTGGTACCAGCGAGTTACCAGGTTTATTGAAAGCACTAGGGGCAGATTATAAACACGAGTTAATAGGTGAGCGTTTAACCACTACACCTAAAAACTACGCATATTTAAAAATCGCTGAAGGTTGTGATAGACCTTGTTCTTTTTGTGCAATTCCGCTAATGAGAGGTAAGCATAAAAGTACTCCGATTGAAGATTTGGTGACCGAGGCTGAAAAGTTAGCTGCCAAAGGTGTAAAAGAACTTATTTTAATTGCTCAAGATTTAACCTACTACGGGTTAGATTTATATAAGAAAAGAAATCTTGCCGAACTTTTGGAAGGGTTAGTAAAGGTTGAAGGTATAGAATGGATACGTTTACACTACGCATTTCCTGCAGGTTTTCCGATGGATGTGTTAGATGTAATGAATAGAGAACCAAAGGTTTGTAACTATTTAGATATTCCGTTACAGCACATATCTGACCGTATTCTTAAAAGTATGCGTCGTGGTACTACTGAAGCTAAAACAACTAAGTTGTTGAAGGAGTTTAGAGCTGCCGTACCAGAAATGACTATTAGAACCACGTTGATTGTTGGTTACCCTGGTGAAACTGAAGAAGATTTCGAGATTCTTAAAAACTGGGTAGTTGCTATGCGTTTTGAGCGCTTAGGTTGCTTTACGTACAGTCATGAAGAAAACACACATGCGTTTTCTTTAGAAGACGATGTACCAGAAGAAGTGAAACAAGAGCGTGCTAACATCATCATGGAAATTCAATCTCAAATTTCTTGGGAATTGAACCAGAAGAAAGTAGGGGAGACTTTTCGTTGTATTATAGATCGTAAAGAAGGTAACTACTTTATTGGAAGAACAGAATTTGATTCTCCAGATGTTGATAACGAGGTTTTAATAGATGCAGCTAAGCATTATGTGAAGCAAGGTGAGTTTGTAGATATTAAAATTACAGAAGCAGCTGACTTTGACCTTTATGGTGAGCCTGTTGTATAATCTAATTAAATAAAAATCCCGCTTTAAAACCACCCCAATTGGCTGTATTACCAGAAGTAAATTCTTTGGTAATCATTGTTCGGCTATATTCTAAATACAATTTTCTGTATTTGAGTATGAGTCCGTAGTCGATTTGTGCGGTTAACCTTTCTATATTTTTCGAAGAAATGGTGTACGGATTATCATTGGTAAAAATGCCGCCTTGCAAGGTGGCATCAAAACCAACTACATTGACGGTTGGTTGTGCAAAAGCATAAAATTTAAACTTCGAAGGTGTACTATTTCTAGAAAACGGATTATCTAAAAGTCCGACTGTGGTATTAAATCCGATAGATGCATTTGTAAATAGTGTTCCTAGTTGCAATGACGTTATGGTCTGTAAATTAGCTATATCTTTAAAATTGAAGACTTGCTTCTCATAACCAATTTTATAGTTCAATACTAGGTCATTTTGAATTTGATTATCCCATCCACCGGGAGTTTTATTTTCTATTAATCTATGAATAGCTGTTTGCATTTCTCTTCCAAAAGCACCGGGACCAATAATCCCCAAGCTTAACGATTGAGATAACCTTGATTTAGAAATGGTGTCTGTTGCAATGATAAAACTCTTAAGGTATATAGCAACAGCAA harbors:
- a CDS encoding lipid A deacylase LpxR family protein: MKYYILILFVLPTVLLSQKIDHLASFRDMGSENYFRFNYDNDFFAASDKNYTQGYSFEYANNGLAKNPVNYIFIKPKANHFTYGLALEHIGYTPSDFVSPNIQIDDRPFAVAIYLKSFIIATDTISKSRLSQSLSLGIIGPGAFGREMQTAIHRLIENKTPGGWDNQIQNDLVLNYKIGYEKQVFNFKDIANLQTITSLQLGTLFTNASIGFNTTVGLLDNPFSRNSTPSKFKFYAFAQPTVNVVGFDATLQGGIFTNDNPYTISSKNIERLTAQIDYGLILKYRKLYLEYSRTMITKEFTSGNTANWGGFKAGFLFN